The Flaviramulus sp. BrNp1-15 genome includes the window CCTGGATGAACCACAAAGCCACAGGTGAATTTACTAGGATTATCTTGTTGTATTTGAGCATTAAAATCGTTTTGAAAACGAAGTGCTTGCTTCATTTCCTCTAAGCGTAGTCCATTACCATAAAGTTGAGAAAGGTTTAAAACAACAGCATGATCAATTTTAAAACGCTCCATCCATTCTAATTTTTCATGTAGAAAGAAACTAGAGTCTGTCACTGGGCGACTCCAATCTTTTTGAAGCATAAATTTTCGGTCTTTATCTACCCAGAAAATACCTTTGTCTTTCATGAATTGAGGTATTTGTTCAGGATATGGTAATAAATGCGAATGACCGTTAATACGAAGTTTTCTTTTCATAAAAGTTAATCTTCTAATTTAACCTTCTTTGGTGGATGCATAATTTCACCGCAATTTGGGCATTTACGTTTGCTCTTATCGTTGTAATAGTTGTCGAAAATTTTAGGCATATCGGTTTCAATATTTTCTAAAGTAAAATCTTCTTCATACAATTTTGTTGAGCAGTTTTCGCAAAACCATAATAGAGCATCTTTAATACCTTTTTCTCTTGGGTATTCAATAACCAAACCAACGGTATTTGCACCACGTTGTGGTGAATGCGGTACTTTTGGTGGCAATAAAAAGATCTCACCTTCTTTAATAGGAATGTCTTTTGGAACTCCATCATCGATTACTTTTAACACAATATCACCTTCAATTTGATAGAAAAACTCTGGTGTTTCGTTGTAATGATAATCCTTTCTACTATTTGGTCCACCAACAACCATAACAATAAAATCACCATCTTTCCAAACCACTTTATTACCAACAGGTGGTTTTAATAAATGTCTGTTTTCTTCAATCCATTCTTTAAAATTAATCGGTGGATATAATTTACTCATTGTGTTATTTTATTTTGGGCGTTACCTTTCGGGTCAGGCTTTCACAACTCGCTTTTCTTTTGCTGAATTTATTTCAGTATCACAAAAAGAGCTCAAACAAATTGCTCAATCCTTAACGCAATGTTTCTCGTATAAAGTTAATGATTACTTTTCAATTAATAAGATGTCAAATCAAGTTTGACATTAAAGACTTTTTGTTCTTCCACCATCAACAGGAACATTAA containing:
- a CDS encoding 3-hydroxyanthranilate 3,4-dioxygenase, which codes for MSKLYPPINFKEWIEENRHLLKPPVGNKVVWKDGDFIVMVVGGPNSRKDYHYNETPEFFYQIEGDIVLKVIDDGVPKDIPIKEGEIFLLPPKVPHSPQRGANTVGLVIEYPREKGIKDALLWFCENCSTKLYEEDFTLENIETDMPKIFDNYYNDKSKRKCPNCGEIMHPPKKVKLED